A region of Penaeus chinensis breed Huanghai No. 1 chromosome 38, ASM1920278v2, whole genome shotgun sequence DNA encodes the following proteins:
- the LOC125046135 gene encoding uricase-like isoform X1, which produces MQNTLSFAAAMDENYEWVHRGYGKNNVKLLHLRREGPVHTVKEYEVSTELTLDSDKDYIVGDNSDIIATDSQKNTVYILAKNHGVKSPEDFALLLCSHFLSKYSHVTSVNVDVEEYPWRRLVTEGKAHNHAFLFSPEVLHTCSVSQDRGGHPRVSTGLQGMRVLKTTQSSFTNFVSDEFRSLPDMEDRLFSTVVAASWQYADVMDIDFGRVWIKMQKIIYDKFAGPPDYGIYSPSVQNTVFLIQDTALKEIPEITQIKVTMPNKHYYGVDLSKFPDVGSLKNETVFLPIDKPSGNISGTLGRKMASKL; this is translated from the exons ATGCAAAACACCCTCAGCTTCGCAGCCGCCATGGATGAGAACTACGAGTGGGTACACCGCGGCTACGGCAAGAACAACGTGAAGCTGCTGCACCTTCGTCGGGAGGGCCCCGTGCACACCGTCAAGGAGTACGAGGTCAGCACGGAGCTCACCCTCGACAGCGACAAGGACTACATCGTCGGCGACAACTCGGACATCATCGCGACGGACTCGCAGAAGAACACGGTCTACATCCTCGCCAAGAACCATGGG GTGAAGTCGCCGGAGGACTTCGCCCTCCTGCTGTGCTCCCACTTCCTCAGCAAGTACAGCCACGTGACGTCCGTCAATGTGGACGTGGAGGAGTACCCTTGGCGGCGCCTCGTGACGGAGGGCAAGGCGCACAACCATGCCTTCCTCTTCTCGCCGGAGGTCCTCCACACGTGCTCCGTCTCGCAGGACCGCGGAG ggCATCCGCGCGTGAGTACCGGCCTGCAGGGCATGCGCGTCCTCAAGACGACCCAGTCTTCCTTCACCAACTTCGTCAGCGACGAGTTCCGTTCCCTGCCCGACATGGAGGACCGCCTCTTCTCCACGGTGGTGGCCGCTTCGTGGCAGTACGCCGACGTCATGGACATCGACTTCGGCAGAGTCTG GATAAAGATGCAGAAGATAATCTACGATAAGTTTGCCGGTCCGCCTGACTACGGCATCTACTCCCCGTCGGTCCAGAACACCGTGTTCCTCATCCAGGATACCGCGCTTAAGGAAATTCCTGAA ATAACCCAGATTAAGGTGACGATGCCCAACAAACACTACTATGGCGTCGACCTGAGCAAGTTCCCGGATGTAGGGAGCCTGAAAAATGAAACTGTTTTCCTCCCGATCGACAAACCTTCTGGAAATATTTCTGGCACCCTCGGAAGAAAAATGGCATCAAAGCTctaa
- the LOC125046249 gene encoding uricase-like, which translates to MDENYEWVHRGYGKNNVKLLHLRREGPVHTVKEYEVSTELTLDSDKDYIVGDNSDIIATDSQKNTVYILAKNHGVKSPEDFALLLCSHFLSKYSHVTSVNVDVEEYPWRRLVTEGKAHNHAFLFSPEVLHTCSVSQDRGGPPRVSTGLQGMRVLKTTQSSFTNFVSDEFRSLPDMEDRLFSTVVAASWQYADVQDIDFGRIWIKMQKIIYDKFAGPPDYGIYSPSVQNTVFLIQDTALKEIPQVTQVKVTMPNKHYFGVDLSKFPEVGTTKNDEVFLPVDKPAGNITGILGRKMRSKL; encoded by the exons ATGGATGAGAACTACGAGTGGGTCCACCGCGGCTACGGCAAGAACAACGTGAAGCTGCTGCACCTTCGTCGGGAGGGCCCCGTGCACACCGTCAAGGAGTACGAGGTCAGCACGGAGCTCACCCTCGACAGCGACAAGGACTACATCGTCGGCGACAACTCGGACATCATCGCGACGGACTCGCAGAAGAACACGGTCTACATCCTCGCCAAGAACCATGGG GTGAAGTCGCCGGAGGATTTCGCCCTCCTGCTGTGCTCCCACTTCCTCAGCAAGTACAGCCACGTGACGTCCGTCAATGTGGACGTGGAGGAGTACCCTTGGCGGCGCCTCGTGACGGAGGGCAAGGCGCACAACCATGCCTTCCTCTTCTCGCCGGAGGTCCTCCACACGTGCTCCGTCTCGCAGGACCGCGGAG ggCCTCCGCGCGTGAGTACCGGCCTGCAGGGCATGCGCGTCCTCAAGACGACCCAGTCTTCCTTCACCAACTTCGTCAGCGACGAGTTCCGTTCCCTGCCCGACATGGAGGACCGCCTCTTCTCCACGGTGGTGGCCGCGTCGTGGCAGTACGCCGACGTCCAGGACATCGACTTCGGCAGAATCTG GATAAAGATGCAGAAGATAATCTACGATAAGTTTGCCGGTCCGCCCGACTACGGCATCTACTCCCCGTCGGTCCAGAACACCGTGTTCCTCATCCAGGATACGGCGCTGAAAGAGATCCCGCAG GTAACGCAGGTGAAAGTGACGATGCCCAACAAGCACTACTTCGGCGTTGACCTCAGCAAGTTCCCCGAAGTCGGCACCACCAAAAACGACGAGGTGTTCCTCCCCGTAGACAAGCCGGCGGGAAATATCACCGGCATACTGGGGAGGAAGATGCGGTCCAAACTCTAG
- the LOC125046135 gene encoding uricase-like isoform X2 translates to MDENYEWVHRGYGKNNVKLLHLRREGPVHTVKEYEVSTELTLDSDKDYIVGDNSDIIATDSQKNTVYILAKNHGVKSPEDFALLLCSHFLSKYSHVTSVNVDVEEYPWRRLVTEGKAHNHAFLFSPEVLHTCSVSQDRGGHPRVSTGLQGMRVLKTTQSSFTNFVSDEFRSLPDMEDRLFSTVVAASWQYADVMDIDFGRVWIKMQKIIYDKFAGPPDYGIYSPSVQNTVFLIQDTALKEIPEITQIKVTMPNKHYYGVDLSKFPDVGSLKNETVFLPIDKPSGNISGTLGRKMASKL, encoded by the exons ATGGATGAGAACTACGAGTGGGTACACCGCGGCTACGGCAAGAACAACGTGAAGCTGCTGCACCTTCGTCGGGAGGGCCCCGTGCACACCGTCAAGGAGTACGAGGTCAGCACGGAGCTCACCCTCGACAGCGACAAGGACTACATCGTCGGCGACAACTCGGACATCATCGCGACGGACTCGCAGAAGAACACGGTCTACATCCTCGCCAAGAACCATGGG GTGAAGTCGCCGGAGGACTTCGCCCTCCTGCTGTGCTCCCACTTCCTCAGCAAGTACAGCCACGTGACGTCCGTCAATGTGGACGTGGAGGAGTACCCTTGGCGGCGCCTCGTGACGGAGGGCAAGGCGCACAACCATGCCTTCCTCTTCTCGCCGGAGGTCCTCCACACGTGCTCCGTCTCGCAGGACCGCGGAG ggCATCCGCGCGTGAGTACCGGCCTGCAGGGCATGCGCGTCCTCAAGACGACCCAGTCTTCCTTCACCAACTTCGTCAGCGACGAGTTCCGTTCCCTGCCCGACATGGAGGACCGCCTCTTCTCCACGGTGGTGGCCGCTTCGTGGCAGTACGCCGACGTCATGGACATCGACTTCGGCAGAGTCTG GATAAAGATGCAGAAGATAATCTACGATAAGTTTGCCGGTCCGCCTGACTACGGCATCTACTCCCCGTCGGTCCAGAACACCGTGTTCCTCATCCAGGATACCGCGCTTAAGGAAATTCCTGAA ATAACCCAGATTAAGGTGACGATGCCCAACAAACACTACTATGGCGTCGACCTGAGCAAGTTCCCGGATGTAGGGAGCCTGAAAAATGAAACTGTTTTCCTCCCGATCGACAAACCTTCTGGAAATATTTCTGGCACCCTCGGAAGAAAAATGGCATCAAAGCTctaa